Proteins encoded in a region of the Capricornis sumatraensis isolate serow.1 chromosome 12, serow.2, whole genome shotgun sequence genome:
- the GPR12 gene encoding G-protein coupled receptor 12, protein MNEDPKVNVSGLPREFVDAGASGNISEEVSSQVPVLQPEPELVVNPWDIVLCTSGTLISCENAIVVLIIFHNPSLRAPMFLLIGSLALADLLAGIGLIVNFVFAYLLQSEATKLVTIGLIVASFSASVCSLLAITVDRYLSLYYALTYHSERTVTFTYVMLFMLWGTSICLGLLPVLGWNCLRDESTCSVVRPLTKNNAAVLSVSFLFTFALMLQLYIQICKIVMRHAHQIALQHHFLATSHYVTTRKGVSTLAIILGTFAACWMPFTLYSLIADYTYPSIYTYATLLPATYNSIINPVIYAFRNQEIQKALCLVCCGCVPPSLSQRARSPSDV, encoded by the coding sequence ATGAATGAAGACCCGAAGGTCAATGTAAGCGGGCTGCCTCGGGAGTTTGTAGATGCTGGTGCCTCCGGGAACATCTCCGAGGAGGTCTCCTCCCAGGTCCCTGTCCTGCAGCCGGAGCCAGAGCTGGTGGTTAACCCCTGGGACATTGTCTTATGTACCTcgggaaccctcatctcctgcgaAAATGCCATCGTGGTCCTTATCATCTTCCATAACCCCAGCCTGCGGGCACCCATGTTTCTGCTGATAGGCAGCCTGGCGCTTGCAGACCTGCTGGCTGGCATTGGACTCATTGTCAATTTCGTGTTTGCCTACCTGCTTCAGTCAGAGGCCACCAAGCTGGTCACCATCGGACTCATCGTGGCCTCCTTCTCTGCCTCCGTCTGCAGCTTGCTGGCCATCACGGTTGACCGCTACCTCTCCCTCTATTACGCCCTGACCTACCACTCAGAGAGGACGGTCACGTTCACCTACGTCATGCTCTTCATGCTCTGGGGGACTTCCATCTGCCTGGGCCTGCTGCCGGTCCTGGGCTGGAACTGCCTGCGGGACGAGTCCACCTGCAGCGTGGTCAGGCCTCTCACCAAGAACAACGCTGCCGTCCTGTCCGTGTCCTTCCTCTTCACCTTCGCACTCATGCTGCAGCTCTACATCCAGATCTGTAAGATCGTCATGCGGCACGCCCACCAGATCGCCCTGCAGCACCATTTCCTGGCCACCTCGCACTACGTGACCACCCGGAAGGGGGTCTCCACCCTGGCCATCATCCTGGGGACCTTCGCTGCTTGCTGGATGCCGTTCACCCTCTACTCCTTGATTGCTGATTACACCTACCCCTCCATCTACACCTACGCCACCCTCCTGCCCGCCACCTACAACTCCATCATCAACCCCGTCATATATGCTTTCAGAAACCAGGAGATCCAGAAGGCCCTCTGCCTCGTGTGCTGTGGCTGCGTCCCGCCCAGCCTGTCCCAGAGAGCGCGGTCGCCCAGCGACGTGTAG